A genomic stretch from Oncorhynchus nerka isolate Pitt River unplaced genomic scaffold, Oner_Uvic_2.0 unplaced_scaffold_895, whole genome shotgun sequence includes:
- the LOC135570765 gene encoding B-type lectin plumieribetin-like has product MSKNYMSTERILLKGDYLLSNNGEFKAIFQTDGNFVLYGWGRVVWASNTVNKDAQRLILQQDGNLVIYTTQDHPIWASNTGRCNNTQRGHLTLTDKGTLELYRDRVVIWTS; this is encoded by the exons ATGAGTAAGAACTACATGAGCACCGAGAGGATTCTGCTGAAAGGGGACTACCTCCTCTCCAACAATGGAGAATTTAAAGCTATCTTTCAG ACCGATGGCAACTTTGTGCTCTACGGTTGGGGTCGGGTTGTCTGGGCATCAAACACTGTGAACAAAGATGCTCAGAGGCTCATCCTCCAACAGGATGGCAACCTGGTCATCTACACTACACAGGACCATCCCATTTGGGCAAGTAACACTGGCCGTTGCAACAATACACAAAGAGGCCACCTCACCCTCACTGACAAAGGTACCCTGGAGCTCTACAGAGACCGAGTGGTGATCTGGACATCGTAA